From one Helicoverpa zea isolate HzStark_Cry1AcR chromosome 10, ilHelZeax1.1, whole genome shotgun sequence genomic stretch:
- the LOC124633859 gene encoding histone-lysine N-methyltransferase SUV39H2-like isoform X1, which produces MASNEGRSAQSNLHQQDLTKLDVTKLSALSPEVISRQATINIGTIGHVAHGKSTVVKAISGVQTVRFKNELERNITIKLERLSDSVVKMFRERADERDENLFFEKLKRSKKRNFCADSEDEDAPAPKKQKKNRKDSEEFIIEKILELKFEHGKEYFYIKWKGWPDSENTWEPIEHLDNCPSILKQFLSDEELRHCSKMDQLKNEISFDNLLSEENLLKRFDEIESNDIVKLKDSLTLKLLSMIILSEQYESFATELVQETRDILQLYVVSRRRCQQLMKLRKWEEHINQVDKSKKLLVENNFDLAGPPENFTYINQSIPGSGVTIPDDPPIGCECTACNCRSKTCCGMQAGLFAYTANKRLRVAPGTPIYECNKACKCSSDCCNRVVQGGRNIKLSIFRTSNGCGWGVKTEQKIRQGQFLCQYVGEVITFEEAEKRGREYDANGLTYLFDLDFNSVENPYVVDAAHLGNVSHFINHSCDPNLGVWAVWADCLDPNLPMLALFATRDIEPGEELCFDYLQKASDNDDADTNSSSISKDSSYDNEIPSGSEATTGINPVSPVKSRFEIQQQNRAMLRNLTECKCGALKCRKYLF; this is translated from the exons ATGGCTTCGAATGAAGGGCGAAGTGCTCAGTCAAACTTGCATCAGCAAGACCTAACCAAATTG gATGTTACCAAACTATCAGCTCTTTCTCCTGAAGTTATATCGAGGCAGGCGACAATAAACATTGGCACCATTGGTCACGTAGCTCATGGCAAGTCAACTGTAGTCAAGGCAATTTCAGGAGTGCAGACTGTCAGATTCAAAAATGAATTAGAAAGGAATATTACTATCAAGCTTG AGCGCCTGTCCGACTCGGTTGTTAAAATGTTTCGTGAAAGAGCTGATGAGAGGGATGAAAATTTATTCTTTGAAAAGTTGAAGAGATCCAAAAAGAGAAACTTTTGTGCTGATTCTGAAGATGAAGATGCACCAGCccctaaaaaacaaaagaaaaacagaaaGGATTCTGAAGAATTCATTATTGAAAAAATCCTTGAACTTAAATTTGAACATGgcaaagaatatttttacataaaatggaAGGGATGGCCAGATAGTGAAAACACATGGGAGCCTATTGAACATCTTGACAACTGCCCAAGTATTCTCAAACAATTTCTTTCTGATGAAGAATTAAGACATTGTAGTAAAATGGATCaattgaaaaatgaaatttCATTTGATAACCTGCTGAGTGAAGAAAATCTTTTGAAAAGGTTTGATGAAATAGAAAGCAATGATATTGTGAAATTAAAAGATagcttaacattaaaattactttcaatGATAATTTTATCTGAACAGTATGAAAGTTTTGCCACAGAACTTGTACAAGAAACTAGAGATATTTTACAACTGTATGTTGTATCCAGAAGACGATGTCAGCAATTGATGAAATTACGAAAGTGGGAAGAACATATAAACCAAGTAGATAAATCTAAAAAacttcttgtagagaataatttTGACCTAGCTGGACCACCAGAAAATTTTACCTACATTAATCAAAGCATACCTGGTAGTGGTGTCACAATTCCTGATGATCCACCCATAGGATGTGAATGCACAGCCTGTAACTGTCGCTCTAAGACATGTTGTGGTATGCAAGCTGGTTTGTTTGCCTATACAGCCAATAAAAGGCTTCGAGTTGCTCCCGGTACTCCCATTTACGAATGTAATAAAGCATGTAAATGCTCATCAGACTGCTGCAATCGCGTGGTACAAGGAGgacgaaatattaaattaagtattttccGAACCTCCAATGGATGTGGATGGGGAGttaaaacagaacaaaaaataAGACAGGGGCAGTTTCTTTGTCAGTATGTGGGAGAGGTTATAACATTTGAGGAAGCTGAGAAACGAGGAAGAGAATATGATGCTAATGGGCTAACATATTTGTTTGATTTGGATTTTAACTCTGTTGAAAATCCCTACGTAGTGGATGCAGCTCATCTGGGAAATGTCTCACATTTCATAAATCATTCCTGTGACCCTAACTTAGGTGTTTGGGCCGTGTGGGCAGATTGTCTTGATCCTAATCTGCCTATGTTGGCTTTATTTGCCACCCGTGACATAGAACCTGGAGAAGAGCTCTGCTTTGATTATTTGCAAAAAGCTTCTGACAATGATGATGCTGATACAAACAGTTCTTCTATTAGTAAAGATAGTTCCTATGATAATGAGATACCGAGTGGTTCTGAAGCTACCACAGGTATCAACCCAGTGTCCCCTGTAAAGTCAAGATTTGAAATCCAACAGC
- the LOC124633690 gene encoding protein TAPT1 homolog: MIVKNEDMQEHTKRLRFKSITNSQNSSGDVSFDKGVKETKYKDAEKAASLFAFLHVELTRGYLLEHDEERFSARREKVYSFIKIPQELEKFMAYGFFQCADSLLFVYTFLPLRFIMAIWTFFSRLFRKCFGFHSNSRKSILKPAETCDMLKGFILVICSILMCYIDTNMMYHLVKSQSVMKLYIFYNMLEVGDRLFSAFGQDTIDALFWTATEPRDRRREHLGVIPHLLFAMIYVFLHSLLVLFQATTLNVAFNSNNKSLLIIMMSNNFVELKGSVFKKFDKNNLFQVSCSDVRERLHLSVLLFIVVLQTMKEYMWREERFWILAPDCVLVLTFEVIIDWVKHAFITRFNEIPYGVYREYTVSLAYDVAQTRQKYAFSDHSDLVARRMGFIPLPLGVVITRVLVHAVKVDGFAAIFLISIAYLCLISVRVLVSIVILGKACDLITQHQTEKNESYHATPKKEQKDMTPKDIAYTHKSPEAEMPPPKKPTQLKFTVPENVIMSEPLVDASVGAAAIFSNSAIDLNGVCYLNDKMNAQVKQEAGDFLDTEMVDVSRSAPDIKAASVSAQAEVTERPLSPDAEGLKRRSESEPNLVKAEEHYEEAT; encoded by the exons ATGATAGTCAAAAACGAGGATATGCAGGAACACACTAAAAGGTTACGGTTCAAATCTATAACCAATTCACAAAATTCGTCCGGCGATGTGAGTTTTGATAAAGGAGTGAAGGAAACGAAATATAAAG ATGCTGAGAAGGCAGCCTCCTTATTTGCGTTTTTGCACGTAGAACTAACAAGAGGATATTTATTAGAACATGACGAAGAAAGATTTTCAGCCCGACGAGAAAAAGTATATTcctttattaaaattcctcaGGAATTGGAAAAGTTCATGGCCTATGGATTCTTTCAGTGTGCAGACTCCTTGCTGTTTGTTTACACATTCCTTCCACTAAGGTTTATCATGGCCATTTGGACTTTTTTTAGCAGACTTTTCAGGAAGTGTTTCGG ATTTCATTCAAATTCTCGCAAAAGTATACTGAAACCAGCTGAAACATGTGACATGCTTAAGGGTTTCATTTTAGTCATTTGCAGTATTTTAATGTGCTATATAGATACAAATATGATGTATCATTTAGTGAAGAGTCAGAGTGTCATgaaattgtatatattttacaatatgtTGGAGGTTGGTGACCGTCTGTTCTCAGCTTTTGGCCAGGATACTATTGATGCACTGTTCTGGACAGCTACTGAACCCCGGGATAGAAGGAGGGAACATCTGGGAGTTATACCTCATCTTTTGTTTGCTATGATCTATGTGT TTCTTCACAGTTTACTGGTGCTGTTTCAAGCTACAACACTGAATGTAGCCTTTAACTCTAATAATAAAAGTCTTCTTATCATAATGATGTCGAACAAT TTTGTAGAATTAAAAGGCAGTGTCTTCAAGAAGTTTGACAAGAACAATCTCTTCCAAGTGTCATGTAGTGATGTGAGAGAACGGCTGCATCTGTCTGTGCTACTATTTATAGTAGTTCTGCAAACTATGAAGGAGTACATGTGGAGGGAAGAACGATTCTGGATACTTGCACCTGATTGTGTTCTGGTGCTCACTTTTGAGGTCATCATTGATTGGGTCAAGCATGCTTTTATTACCAG GTTCAATGAGATTCCCTATGGAGTATATAGAGAATATACAGTGAGTTTGGCATACGATGTGGCACAAACCAGGCAGAAGTACGCCTTCAGTGACCACTCAGACTTAGTGGCACGTAGAATGGGCTTTATACCTTTGCCTCTAGGAGTTGTTATTACCAGAGTATTGGTACATGCTGTTAAAGTCGACGG ATTTGCCGCAATCTTCTTAATATCCATTGCATATTTGTGCCTTATATCAGTAAGAGTTCTCGTATCGATTGTGATACTTGGAAAAGCTTGTGATTTGATTACACAGCATCAGACGGAGAAAAATGAGAGCTACCACGCTACGCCTAAAAA AGAACAAAAGGATATGACCCCAAAAGACATAGCCTATACTCACAAATCACCGGAAGCTGAGATGCCCCCACCTAAGAAGCCAACACAGTTGAAATTTACGGTTCCTGAAAATGTTATTatg AGCGAGCCATTGGTAGACGCGTCAGTTGGTGCCGCGGCGATATTCTCGAACAGCGCGATTGATCTAAATGGCGTGTGCTATTTGAATGACAAAATGAACGCGCAAGTCAAACAAGAGGCCGGTGACTTCCTTGATACTGAAATG GTGGATGTAAGCAGGAGTGCACCGGATATAAAGGCGGCCAGTGTAAGCGCCCAGGCTGAAGTGACGGAGCGGCCGCTGTCCCCCGACGCGGAAGGGCTCAAGCGCCGCTCCGAGTCCGAACCCAATCTTGTGAAAGCCGAAGAACACTACGAGGAGGCCACATAG
- the LOC124633691 gene encoding E3 SUMO-protein ligase EGR2-like isoform X2: MGTDADHPTGPHLLSLADVGALGFDCALKPVSAPTPASGTPTDLNTPVTTSDLPAFFPTLLEPPSISGTLTGDELSLGCSPRRHKHEASLSPGARAEDASNASSASASLYGPSAGSGGKRAPSPPLQWLLPPGPGPGSVDKYFQQEYEERVELLPPECQPYCAPSQPCPPPQHCEYRPPPQPQQQHTWETQEYASAPQPTPGPSGLPKREPYPSPAGPSDRPVQLAEYNPSTSKGHEILSQVYQQSAQPLRLVAVKPRKYPNRPSKTPVHERPYACPVEGCDRRFSRSDELTRHIRIHTGQKPFQCRICMRSFSRSDHLTTHVRTHTGEKPFACDVCGRKFARSDEKKRHAKVHLKQRLKRERGGGGAHHHEHGHASL, translated from the exons ATGGGCACTGATGCTGATCACCCGACCGGCCCGCACCTGCTCTCCCTCGCTGACGTGGGCGCGCTCGGGTTCGACTGCGCGCTGAAGCCGGTGTCGGCGCCGACGCCTGCCTCCGGCACGCCGACGGACCTCAACACGCCAGTCACCACTTCGGACCTGCCCGCTTTCTTCCCGACGCTGCTAGAGCCGCCGTCAATATCAG GTACACTGACAGGCGATGAGCTGTCGTTAGGATGCTCACCTCGACGGCACAAGCACGAAGCATCGTTGTCACCGGGCGCACGCGCCGAGGACGCTAGCAATGCGTCAAGCGCTAGTGCATCATTGTACGGGCCGTCGGCCGGCAGCGGCGGCAAACGAGCGCCCTCCCCGCCGCTGCAGTGGCTGCTGCCGCCCGGCCCCGGCCCCGGCAGCGTAGACAAATACTTCCAACAAGAGTATGAGGAGCGCGTGGAGCTGCTCCCTCCGGAGTGCCAGCCTTACTGTGCCCCGTCACAGCCGTGCCCGCCACCGCAACACTGTGAATACCGCCCTCCGCCGCAACCACAACAACAACACACGTGGGAGACGCAGGAGTACGCTAGTGCGCCGCAGCCTACCCCCGGACCCTCAGGCCTCCCAAAGCGCGAGCCCTACCCGAGTCCGGCCGGTCCTAGCGACAGACCAGTGCAGCTAGCAGAATATAACCCGTCCACGAGCAAAGGACATGAAATCCTATCTCAAGTGTACCAACAAAGTGCGCAACCGCTCCGGCTCGTCGCGGTCAAGCCTCGCAAATATCCTAACAGGCCGAGCAAAACCCCCGTCCACGAGCGGCCATACGCATGCCCAGTGGAAGGCTGCGACCGTAGGTTCTCGCGGTCAGACGAGCTAACGCGGCATATCCGCATTCACACTGGCCAGAAACCGTTCCAGTGTCGAATCTGCATGCGGTCGTTTAGCCGATCAGATCACCTGACGACGCATGTGCGCACCCACACGGGCGAGAAGCCGTTCGCATGCGACGTGTGCGGACGCAAGTTCGCGCGCTCGGACGAGAAGAAGCGGCATGCTAAAGTGCACCTGAAGCAGCGACTgaagcgcgagcgcggcggagGTGGCGCGCACCACCACGAGCATGGGCACGCGTCGCTCTAG